From the Ammospiza caudacuta isolate bAmmCau1 chromosome 26, bAmmCau1.pri, whole genome shotgun sequence genome, one window contains:
- the FIGLA gene encoding factor in the germline alpha: MGEPCRAGGWPGVLEPLGVSEPSGVPGPSGVLRPLEPAGVPEPLGVPKPSQPPGLPQPLEPSGVPQPSGVSGLSGDPDPPGIPEPSGVPQPSGVSKPSEPSGVPQPLEPSGVSKRLEPSGVPQPPEPTGVPQPPEPTGVPQPPEPTGVPQPPEPLEPTPPPELLEQLLQQRLGPLPRPAPIVRLRRGPGGGYEPTGDPAEVLERRQAANAKERERIRNLNSGFSQLRSLVPLVPRDRRPSKADTLRAAAEYIRLLRGVLQELGAEQELGGTAGGAPEPGLAEPPRAPGDPPKLGHGVS; encoded by the exons ATGggggagccctgcagagctggggggtgGCCGGGGGTCCTGGAACCCTTGGGAGTCTCAGAGCCCTCAGGGGTCCCGGGGCCCTCAGGGGTCTTGAGGCCCTTGGAACCCGCGGGGGTCCCAGAGCCCTTGGGGGTCCCAAAGCCATCGCAGCCCCCGGGGCTCCCGCAGCCCTTGGAACCCTCGGGGGTCCCGCAGCCCTCAGGGGTCTCAGGGCTCTCAGGGGACCCAGATCCTCCAGGGATCCCGGAGCCCTCGGGGGTCCCGCAGCCCTCAGGGGTCTCAAAGCCATCAGAGCCCTCGGGGGTCCCGCAGCCCTTGGAACCCTCAGGGGTCTCAAAGCGCTTGGAACCATCGGGGGTCCCGCAGCCCCCGGAGCCCACGGGGGTCCCGCAGCCCCCGGAGCCCACGGGGGTCCCGCAGCCCCCGGAGCCCACGGGGGTCCCGCAGCCCCCGGAGCCCCTGGAGCCCACGCCGCCCCccgagctgctggagcagctcctgcagcagcgcTTGGGGCCCCTGCCCCGGCCCGCGCCCATCGTCCGCCTGcgccgcggccccggcggcggctACGAACCCACCGGGGACCCGGCCGAGGTGCTGGAGCGGCGGCAGGCGGCCAACGccaaggagagggagagg ATCCGGAACCTCAACAGCGGCTTCTCGCAGCTGCGCTCGCTGGTGCCGCTGGTGCCGCGGGACCGCCGGCCCAGCAAGGCGGACACGCTGCGGGCGGCGGCGGAGTACATCCGTCTGCTCAGgggggtgctgcag gAGCTCGGTGCTGAGCAGGAGTTGGGGGGCACGGCCGGGGGAGCCCCCGAGCCTGGCCTGGCCGAGCCCCCCCGTgcccctggggaccccccaaagCTGGGGCACG gtgtTTCCTGA
- the ADD2 gene encoding beta-adducin isoform X1 — protein MSTAASPEPLPEPPAPGPRCAPQEDPEFLRARGGAGDLRQDFNLMEQKKRVTMILQSPSFREELESLIQEQMKKGNNSSHVWALRQIADFMATTSPATLPTSPMGLASVTPINDLHGTEGPALAKGERLMRCKVGSIHRLLDLYGWAQLGHAAVTLRVSKEQEHFLVAPQGLACSEVTAASLVKVNVLGAVVEQGSTGFAPDARSFSLHAAIYAARPDIRCIVRLHTPAAAAVSAMRCGLLPISRAALLLGDVAYFDFRGEVEDEADRVELQKCLGPTCKILVLRNHGVLALGDTAEEAFYSIFHLQAACEVQVSALASAGGAQNLIVLERAQQAQRGPQGLSAVRRAGAAFGPLHKSRLGEHEFEALMRMLDNLGYRTGYTYRYPFVQEKSKPKSDVLIPATVTAFVFEEEPAGTPALRQHAHKQQKEKTRWLNTPNTYTRVSLAEEQGSAGAQRTKTTWLRADEVEKGSSGTPIRIENPNQFVPLYTDPQEVLEMRNKIREQNRQDVKSAGPQSQLLASVIAETSRSPSTESHLGDAEAKEGGQEAPPEPEPPNPFSQLTDQELEEYKQEVERKKRLQGEKDTAAEDSGAPPPEPPPPAPTEPTEGDKKPDGGQAPPDSTAKKEPPAVVNGKDEEQSTEENLGKGGTDRTTTNADQDAPKEKETVTSNPVSPDGSPSKSPSKKKKKFRTPSFLKKGKKKEKIES, from the exons ATGAGCACGGCCGCCAGCCCCGAGCCCCTGCCCGAGCcccccgccccggggccgcgctGCGCCCCCCAGGAGGACCCCGAGTTCctgcgggcgcggggcggggccggggacCTGCGCCAGGACTTCAACCTGatggagcagaagaagcgggTGACGATGATCCTGCAGAGCCCG tccttccgggaggagctggagagccTGATCCAGGAGCAGATGAAGAAGGGGAACAACTCGTCACACGTGTGGGCGCTGCGGCAGATCGCCGACTTCATGGCCACCACGTCCCCTGCCACCCTGCCCACCTCGCCCATGG GGCTGGCGTCGGTCACCCCCATCAATGACCTGCACGGGACAGAGGGGCCGGCCCTGGCCAAGGGCGAGCGGCTGATGCGCTGCAAGGTGGGCAGCATCCACCGGCTGCTGGACCTGTacggctgggcacagctgggacacgctgctgtcACC CTGCGGGTCagcaaggagcaggagcacTTCTTGGTGGCCCCGCAGGGGCTGGCGTGCAGCGAGGTgacagctgccagcctg GTGAAGGTGAACGTGCTGGGGGCCGTggtggagcagggcagcaccgGCTTCGCCCCCGACGCCCGCAGCTTCAGCCTCCACGCCGCCATCTACGCGGCGCGCCCCGACATCCGCTGCATCGTGCGGCTGCACACCCCGGCCGCGGCCGCC GTCTCGGCCATGCGCTGCGGGCTCCTGCCCATCTCCCGGGCCGCCCTTCTCCTGGGGGACGTCGCCTACTTCGATTTCCGCGGGGAGGTGGAGGACGAGGCGGACCGCGTGGAGCTCCAGAAGTGCCTGGGGCCCACCTGCAAG ATCCTGGTGCTGCGGAACCACGGcgtgctggccctgggggacacggccGAGGAGGCTTTCTACAGCATCTTCCACCTGCAGGCGGCCTGCGAGGTGCAG GTGTCGGCGCTGGCGAGCGCGGGCGGCGCGCAGAACCTGATCGTGCTGGAGCGGGCGCAGCAGGCGCAGCGCGGCCCGCAGGGGCTGAGCGCCGTGCGCCGCGCCGGGGCCGCCTTCGGGCCGCTGCACAAGAGCCGCCTGGGCGAGCACGAGTTCGAGGCGCTCATGAGGATGCTGGACAACCTG GGCTACCGCACGGGCTACACGTACCGCTACCCGTTCGTGCAGGAGAAGAGCAAGCCCAAGAGCGACGTGCTGATCCCCGCCACCGTCACGGCCTTCGTGTTCGAGGAGGAGCCGGCCGGGACCCCCGCCCTGCGCCAGCACGCCCACAAGCAGCAGAAGGAGAAGACGCGGTGGCTCAACACGCCCAACACCTACACCCGCGTCAGCCTGGCCGAGGAGCAGGGCAGCGCCGGCGCCCAGAGGACAAAGACCACg TGGCTGCGGGCAGACGAGGTGGAGAAGGGCAGCAGCGGGACCCCGATCCGCATCGAGAACCCCAACCAGTTCGTGCCGCTCTACACAGACCCgcaggaggtgctggagatGCGCAACAag ATCCGCGAGCAAAACCGCCAGGACGTGAAATCAGCTGGGCCCCAGTCACAGCTGCTGGCCAGCGTCATCGCCGAGACCAGCCGCAGCCCC TCCACTGAGAGCCACCTGGGGGACGCAGAGGCCAAGGAGGGCGGGCAGGAGGCTCCCCCCGAGCCAGAGCCCCCCAACCCCTTCAGCCAGCTGACggaccaggagctggaggagtaCAAGCAGGAGGTGGAGAGGAAGAAGCGCCTGCAGG GCGAGAAGGACACGGCTGCAGAGGACAGCGGGGCTCCccccccagagccacccccgCCGGCACCCACGGAGCCCACGGAGG GTGACAAGAAGCCTGATGGTGGCCAAGCCCCCCCTGATTCCACTGCCAAGAAGGAGCCACCGGCGGTGGTGAACGGGAAGGACGAGGAGCAAAGCACCGAGGAAAACCTTGGCAAAGGGGGGACAGACCGGACAACCACCAACGCTGACCAGGACGCCCCCAAGGAGAAGGAGACAGTGACCAGCAACCCCGTGTCCCCCGACGGTTCGCCCTCCAAATCACCCtccaaaaagaagaagaaattccGGACCCCGTCCTTcctgaaaaaaggcaaaaagaaggaaaagatcGAATCCTGA
- the ADD2 gene encoding beta-adducin isoform X2 has protein sequence MSTAASPEPLPEPPAPGPRCAPQEDPEFLRARGGAGDLRQDFNLMEQKKRVTMILQSPSFREELESLIQEQMKKGNNSSHVWALRQIADFMATTSPATLPTSPMGLASVTPINDLHGTEGPALAKGERLMRCKLRVSKEQEHFLVAPQGLACSEVTAASLVKVNVLGAVVEQGSTGFAPDARSFSLHAAIYAARPDIRCIVRLHTPAAAAVSAMRCGLLPISRAALLLGDVAYFDFRGEVEDEADRVELQKCLGPTCKILVLRNHGVLALGDTAEEAFYSIFHLQAACEVQVSALASAGGAQNLIVLERAQQAQRGPQGLSAVRRAGAAFGPLHKSRLGEHEFEALMRMLDNLGYRTGYTYRYPFVQEKSKPKSDVLIPATVTAFVFEEEPAGTPALRQHAHKQQKEKTRWLNTPNTYTRVSLAEEQGSAGAQRTKTTWLRADEVEKGSSGTPIRIENPNQFVPLYTDPQEVLEMRNKIREQNRQDVKSAGPQSQLLASVIAETSRSPSTESHLGDAEAKEGGQEAPPEPEPPNPFSQLTDQELEEYKQEVERKKRLQGEKDTAAEDSGAPPPEPPPPAPTEPTEGDKKPDGGQAPPDSTAKKEPPAVVNGKDEEQSTEENLGKGGTDRTTTNADQDAPKEKETVTSNPVSPDGSPSKSPSKKKKKFRTPSFLKKGKKKEKIES, from the exons ATGAGCACGGCCGCCAGCCCCGAGCCCCTGCCCGAGCcccccgccccggggccgcgctGCGCCCCCCAGGAGGACCCCGAGTTCctgcgggcgcggggcggggccggggacCTGCGCCAGGACTTCAACCTGatggagcagaagaagcgggTGACGATGATCCTGCAGAGCCCG tccttccgggaggagctggagagccTGATCCAGGAGCAGATGAAGAAGGGGAACAACTCGTCACACGTGTGGGCGCTGCGGCAGATCGCCGACTTCATGGCCACCACGTCCCCTGCCACCCTGCCCACCTCGCCCATGG GGCTGGCGTCGGTCACCCCCATCAATGACCTGCACGGGACAGAGGGGCCGGCCCTGGCCAAGGGCGAGCGGCTGATGCGCTGCAAG CTGCGGGTCagcaaggagcaggagcacTTCTTGGTGGCCCCGCAGGGGCTGGCGTGCAGCGAGGTgacagctgccagcctg GTGAAGGTGAACGTGCTGGGGGCCGTggtggagcagggcagcaccgGCTTCGCCCCCGACGCCCGCAGCTTCAGCCTCCACGCCGCCATCTACGCGGCGCGCCCCGACATCCGCTGCATCGTGCGGCTGCACACCCCGGCCGCGGCCGCC GTCTCGGCCATGCGCTGCGGGCTCCTGCCCATCTCCCGGGCCGCCCTTCTCCTGGGGGACGTCGCCTACTTCGATTTCCGCGGGGAGGTGGAGGACGAGGCGGACCGCGTGGAGCTCCAGAAGTGCCTGGGGCCCACCTGCAAG ATCCTGGTGCTGCGGAACCACGGcgtgctggccctgggggacacggccGAGGAGGCTTTCTACAGCATCTTCCACCTGCAGGCGGCCTGCGAGGTGCAG GTGTCGGCGCTGGCGAGCGCGGGCGGCGCGCAGAACCTGATCGTGCTGGAGCGGGCGCAGCAGGCGCAGCGCGGCCCGCAGGGGCTGAGCGCCGTGCGCCGCGCCGGGGCCGCCTTCGGGCCGCTGCACAAGAGCCGCCTGGGCGAGCACGAGTTCGAGGCGCTCATGAGGATGCTGGACAACCTG GGCTACCGCACGGGCTACACGTACCGCTACCCGTTCGTGCAGGAGAAGAGCAAGCCCAAGAGCGACGTGCTGATCCCCGCCACCGTCACGGCCTTCGTGTTCGAGGAGGAGCCGGCCGGGACCCCCGCCCTGCGCCAGCACGCCCACAAGCAGCAGAAGGAGAAGACGCGGTGGCTCAACACGCCCAACACCTACACCCGCGTCAGCCTGGCCGAGGAGCAGGGCAGCGCCGGCGCCCAGAGGACAAAGACCACg TGGCTGCGGGCAGACGAGGTGGAGAAGGGCAGCAGCGGGACCCCGATCCGCATCGAGAACCCCAACCAGTTCGTGCCGCTCTACACAGACCCgcaggaggtgctggagatGCGCAACAag ATCCGCGAGCAAAACCGCCAGGACGTGAAATCAGCTGGGCCCCAGTCACAGCTGCTGGCCAGCGTCATCGCCGAGACCAGCCGCAGCCCC TCCACTGAGAGCCACCTGGGGGACGCAGAGGCCAAGGAGGGCGGGCAGGAGGCTCCCCCCGAGCCAGAGCCCCCCAACCCCTTCAGCCAGCTGACggaccaggagctggaggagtaCAAGCAGGAGGTGGAGAGGAAGAAGCGCCTGCAGG GCGAGAAGGACACGGCTGCAGAGGACAGCGGGGCTCCccccccagagccacccccgCCGGCACCCACGGAGCCCACGGAGG GTGACAAGAAGCCTGATGGTGGCCAAGCCCCCCCTGATTCCACTGCCAAGAAGGAGCCACCGGCGGTGGTGAACGGGAAGGACGAGGAGCAAAGCACCGAGGAAAACCTTGGCAAAGGGGGGACAGACCGGACAACCACCAACGCTGACCAGGACGCCCCCAAGGAGAAGGAGACAGTGACCAGCAACCCCGTGTCCCCCGACGGTTCGCCCTCCAAATCACCCtccaaaaagaagaagaaattccGGACCCCGTCCTTcctgaaaaaaggcaaaaagaaggaaaagatcGAATCCTGA
- the SNRNP27 gene encoding U4/U6.U5 small nuclear ribonucleoprotein 27 kDa protein isoform X1, giving the protein MGRSRSRSPPRRERRRSRSTSRDRDRRRRERSRSRDRDRRRSRSRSPHRRRSSRSPRRHRSSSSSPVRPKERRDEEKKELKDSKKERQITEEDLQGKTEEEIEMMKMMGFASFDTTKGKKVDGAANAYAINVSQKRKYRQYMNRKGGFNRPLDFIA; this is encoded by the exons ATGGGCCGCAGCCGCTCCCGGTCACCGCCGCGGCGGG AGCGGCGGCGCTCGCGCTCCACGTCCCGGGACAGGgaccggcggcggcgggagcgatCGCGGtcccgggacagggacaggaggaggagcCGCTCCCGCTCCCCGCACCGGAGGCGATCCAG CAGGTCCCCGCGCCGGCACCGCTCCAGCTCCTCGTCACCAGTACGGCCCAAGGAGCGCCGGGACGAGGAGAAGAAGGAGCTCAAGGACTCCAAGAAGGAGCGGCAGATCACAG AGGAGGATTTGCAGGGCAAGACAGAGGAGGAGATCGagatgatgaagatgatggGGTTTGCCTCCTTTGATACCACCAAG GGGAAGAAGGTGGATGGTGCTGCCAATGCCTACGCCATCAACGTGTCCCAGAAGAGGAAGTACAG GCAATACATGAACAGGAAAGGAGGATTCAACAGGCCCCTGGATTTCATCGCCTGA
- the SNRNP27 gene encoding U4/U6.U5 small nuclear ribonucleoprotein 27 kDa protein isoform X2 — MGRSRSRSPPRRERRRSRSTSRDRDRRRRERSRSRDRDRRRSRSRSPHRRRSRSPRRHRSSSSSPVRPKERRDEEKKELKDSKKERQITEEDLQGKTEEEIEMMKMMGFASFDTTKGKKVDGAANAYAINVSQKRKYRQYMNRKGGFNRPLDFIA; from the exons ATGGGCCGCAGCCGCTCCCGGTCACCGCCGCGGCGGG AGCGGCGGCGCTCGCGCTCCACGTCCCGGGACAGGgaccggcggcggcgggagcgatCGCGGtcccgggacagggacaggaggaggagcCGCTCCCGCTCCCCGCACCGGAGGCGATCCAG GTCCCCGCGCCGGCACCGCTCCAGCTCCTCGTCACCAGTACGGCCCAAGGAGCGCCGGGACGAGGAGAAGAAGGAGCTCAAGGACTCCAAGAAGGAGCGGCAGATCACAG AGGAGGATTTGCAGGGCAAGACAGAGGAGGAGATCGagatgatgaagatgatggGGTTTGCCTCCTTTGATACCACCAAG GGGAAGAAGGTGGATGGTGCTGCCAATGCCTACGCCATCAACGTGTCCCAGAAGAGGAAGTACAG GCAATACATGAACAGGAAAGGAGGATTCAACAGGCCCCTGGATTTCATCGCCTGA
- the MXD1 gene encoding max dimerization protein 1: MAAPPRLGIQMLLEAAEFLERREREAEHGYASLWPGGKDGEAPRRRAKARRSGGGGRSTHNEMEKNRRAQLRLCLERLKGLVPLGAAAGRHTTLSLLTRARLHIQKLEDQERRALHQIEQLQREQRHLQRQLEKLGMERVRIDSIGSSVSSERSDSEQGESPARGAAAGSPGPAGAPTPPVSPAEEMDVDVESTDDLPAELDWSSSSPSDSDERGSLQSLGSDEGYASSGGTRAKQAGGRKVPAGV, translated from the exons ATGGCCGCCCCCCCCCGCCTCGGCATCCAGATGCTGCTGGAGGCCGCCGAGTTCCTGGAGCGGCGGGAGCGAG AAGCCGAGCACGGTTACGCCTCGCTGTGGCCCGGCGGGAAGGACGGCGAGGCCCCGCGGCGCCGCGCCAAGGCCCGgaggagcggcggcggcggcag gTCGACACACAATGAGATGGAGAAGAACAG GCGAGCCCAGCTCCGGCTGTGCCTGGAGAGGCTGAAGGGGCTGGTGCCCCTGGGCGCGGCGGCCGGGCGGCACACCACGCTCAGCCTGCTCACCAGGGCCAGGCTCCACATCCAG AAGCTGGAGGACCAGGAGCGCCGAGCCCTGCACCAGATCGAGCAGCTGCAGCGGGAGCAGCGGCACCTGCAGCGGCAGCTGGAGAAGCTGGGCATGGAGCGGGTCCGCATCGACAGCATCGGCTCCAGCGTCTCCTCCGAGCGCTCCGACTCGGAGCAAGGTGAGAGCCCGGCGCGGGGCGCGGccgcgggcagccccggccccgccggagCCCCAACGCCGCCCGTGTCCCCGGCAGAGGAGATGGACGTGGACGTGGAGAGCACGGACGACCTCCCGGCCGAGCTGgactggagcagcagcagccccagcgaCTCGGACGAGCGCggcagcctgcagagcctgggcagcGACGAGGGCTACGCCAGCTCCGGCGGGACGCGGGCCAAGCAGGCGGGCGGCAGGAAGGTTCCCGCGGGCGTGTAG